The genomic region TTGTCGACTTTCTTCACCACCCCTGAGGTCATGGCCTGCCCGCTGCCGGCGGATGTCGTCCCGGCCGCGTTGTCCGCGGAGGAATCGCCGGACGCGTAGCTACCCGTCGCAAACAGCAGGCAGACGATCGAAGCCAGGGCGAGAATGCGTGGTCTCATGGACCAATCCTCCGGCGGCGGCTCACATACACCGCTTGTGCATCAGCGGCCGACCCGAACCTTGCCGACCATACCCGCTTCGAAATGCCCCGGCACCAGGCAGGCAAAATCGAACGTCCCGGCCTTGGTGAATCGCCAGACCAGCTCGCCGGTCATTCCGGGTTCGATGCTGACCTGGTTGGGATCGGCGTGTTCCATCTCCGGGAATTTCCGCATCAACTCGGCGTGTTCTTTCAGTTCCTTGATCGTTCCAAGCACCATTTCGTGCTTCACCTTGCCGGTGTTCCTGACGATGAACCGGATGGTCTCGCCCCGTTTCACCCGGATGCTGTCGGGGCGGAAGCGCATCGTGTCGTTCATTTCCACCGCGATGCTGCGCGTGACCTTGCCGGGATCTCCCGGCTTGCCGAGATCCGCCGCGTGGTCATCGGCGCGCTGTTCTTCTTTCTTCACGTTTTTCTTGTCGTCGTGGGCCGGCGCTCCGGTGGCGGAAACAAGGCTCACGACGATCGCGGAGGCGATGAGGATTCGCTTCATCATTGTGTTGTCCCCTTCCATGGTCATTCGTTTTTCCGTCCGATCGTCAAGACATGGGAAGATCCCCAACCCACTCATAGGCGACGCTGCCCTTCGATTCCGGTGACCGTCCCGCCGATGTTTGCTTTCCTGCCGCGATTCGTCGCCATCTTTCGAAGCCCTCTGGAAAGGCTCCAAGCACGGGTTGTGCCACCTGGTGGATCGGCCGAGGCGATCACTTTAATATCGAACAGTTACGTAACCAACGACGGATGGTGGGGGAGTTTGAACGCCCGTCCTCGAAGAATATTCTTCAATCCCCTGAAGAATATTCCTCTCCTCTTCGATCCGGTGTTATTTCCGGGAATACGCGGTCTTCGCAAGCGGCAAGACGATCAAAGTGGATCGCATCGTTGACGGATCCGGTAAGATGAGCTTATGAAGACCTTGACGCATCGGATGATGATGCGGGCCCGATCCGTGCCGGAAATCAAGCTGATCGGGTGGGGCTTCCTTCTTAACGGCATTTGGGAATTTCTGCAATCTCCCCTCTACGCCGACCATGACCGGGGAACAATGTACATCCTCTGGTCGCGCCTCCATTGCACCGCCGGAGACATCGTGATTCTGCTCGGCGCCTACTGGATCACCTCCCTGATGTTCCGAACCCGTTCCTGGCCCACCGACAAGGGCTATCCCGCGTTGCTCGTATTCATCGGATGCGGCTTCATCTACACGGCCTGGAGCGAATGGTTCAACACCCGGATTGCGGATACGTGGGCCTACGCACCTTCCATGCCCCTGGTTTTCGGGGTAGGCGTCTCGCCGCTCCTCCAGTGGCTGGTTGTTCCCGGCGCCTTGGTATTTCTTCTCAAACGTTCCGGCCGTTCCTGATTACCGCTACATCCCGGCTCGCCGCAGCCTCAACGCGTTGCCGATTACGGAGACGGAGCTGAAGCTCATCGCCGCCGCCGCGATGACGGGGCTTAGCAGGATGCCGAAGAACGGGTAGAGGACGCCCGCCGCGACGGGAATTCCCAGCGCGTTGTATGCGAAGGCGAAGAACAGGTTTTGTTTGATGTTCCGCATGGTTGCGCGGCTCAGTTTCCGCGCCCGGACGATCCCGCGTAAATCCCCCTTCACCAGCGTGACCCCGGCGCTTTCCATGGCCACGTCGGTCCCCGTGCCCATCGCGATTCCTACCTGGGCCTGTGCCAGCGCCGGCGCGTCGTTGATCCCGTCGCCCGCCATGGCCACGATCCGTCCTTCGCCCTGCAGGCGCTTCACGGCGTCGACCTTCTGGTCGGGAAGGACCTCGGCAATCACCTCGTCGATGCCCAGCTTCCCCGCGACGGCCTCGGCCGTCGTCTTGCTGTCGCCGGTCAGCATCACGATCCGGATCCCCTCTTCGTGGAGCTGCCGGATCGCTTCCGGGGTGGTTCCCTTGACCGGGTCGGCAACACCGAGGAGCCCCGCCGCCTTGCCGTCCGCCGCGACAAACATCACCGTCTGCCCTTCCTTGCGCAGCGCTTCGGCTTTCCCG from Deltaproteobacteria bacterium harbors:
- a CDS encoding cupredoxin family protein, coding for MSLVSATGAPAHDDKKNVKKEEQRADDHAADLGKPGDPGKVTRSIAVEMNDTMRFRPDSIRVKRGETIRFIVRNTGKVKHEMVLGTIKELKEHAELMRKFPEMEHADPNQVSIEPGMTGELVWRFTKAGTFDFACLVPGHFEAGMVGKVRVGR